One genomic segment of Streptomyces sp. RerS4 includes these proteins:
- a CDS encoding iron chelate uptake ABC transporter family permease subunit, producing the protein MTATPTAPPKPALRALRGPGRLSLRFEPRAGLVGLLLALATFALAVVLIGTGDFEIAPMDVVRTLVGNGTPADDFIVNDLRLPRALVAVLVGAALGMSGAVFQSVSRNPLGSPDLLGFGYGSAVGALVAIVVFKAGATGVALGAIAGGVLAGAIVYLLAYKRGINGYRLVLIGIGASAVLVAVIQYLIAKAQLVEATRALVWLTGSLAGRDWAQVWPLLSTCAVLFPLVLAQGPALRMIEMGDDAAYALGVPVERTRMLLMLAAIVLTTAAAAAAGPISFVALAAPQLARRLTRSPGSNLLTGALMGAVLLLASDLASQRAFGADQLPVGVVTGLVGGVYLLWLLVVERKAGRI; encoded by the coding sequence GTGACCGCGACCCCCACCGCCCCGCCCAAGCCCGCCCTGCGGGCGCTGCGCGGCCCCGGCCGGCTCTCGCTGCGCTTCGAACCGCGCGCCGGGCTCGTCGGACTGCTGCTGGCCTTGGCCACGTTCGCGTTGGCCGTCGTCCTGATCGGCACCGGCGACTTCGAGATCGCGCCCATGGACGTCGTACGGACGCTCGTGGGCAACGGGACCCCGGCCGACGACTTCATCGTCAACGACCTGCGCCTGCCCAGGGCGTTGGTGGCGGTGCTGGTCGGCGCGGCCCTCGGGATGTCCGGGGCCGTCTTCCAGTCCGTCTCGCGCAATCCGCTCGGCTCCCCCGACCTGCTCGGCTTCGGGTACGGCTCGGCGGTGGGCGCGCTCGTCGCGATCGTCGTGTTCAAGGCCGGCGCGACCGGCGTCGCGCTCGGGGCGATCGCCGGCGGCGTCCTGGCCGGCGCGATCGTCTACCTGCTCGCGTACAAGCGGGGCATCAACGGCTACCGGCTGGTGCTGATCGGCATCGGCGCCTCGGCCGTGCTCGTCGCCGTGATCCAGTACCTGATCGCCAAGGCGCAGCTGGTCGAGGCCACGCGGGCGTTGGTCTGGCTGACCGGTTCGCTGGCCGGACGGGACTGGGCGCAGGTGTGGCCGCTGCTGTCGACCTGCGCGGTGCTGTTCCCACTGGTCCTCGCCCAGGGGCCGGCCCTGCGGATGATCGAGATGGGGGACGACGCCGCGTACGCGCTCGGCGTGCCGGTGGAGCGGACCCGGATGCTGCTGATGCTGGCGGCGATCGTGCTGACCACCGCGGCCGCGGCGGCGGCCGGGCCGATCAGCTTCGTCGCCCTGGCCGCGCCCCAACTGGCCCGTCGACTGACCCGCTCGCCCGGATCGAACCTGCTGACGGGCGCGCTCATGGGCGCCGTCCTGCTGCTGGCCTCCGACCTGGCCTCGCAGCGGGCCTTCGGCGCGGACCAGCTGCCGGTCGGCGTGGTGACCGGGCTCGTCGGCGGCGTGTACCTGCTGTGGCTGCTCGTGGTCGAGCGCAAGGCGGGACGGATATGA
- a CDS encoding iron chelate uptake ABC transporter family permease subunit translates to MLVESPPEQSTAPAVAPRTRHGARAAGLLAAVAVLALVAVASIAVGAKPMPLDHVWHGLFHYAGTPDDVVVRDLRVPRTLLGVLVGIGLGLSGAVMQALTRNPLAEPGILGVNAGAAAAVVSAISFFGAASLTEFVWWAFLGAAVVSVVVYVLGGSRSATPVRLALAGTAASAALVGYINAVQLMDSKALDKLRFWTVGSLASANLDTVRQVAPFLLVGAVLALALGRPLNAMAMGDDTARALGAHLTRTRIGAMVAITLLCGAATAACGPIVFIGLMIPHLVRFITGPDMRWVLAYSAVLSPVLLLGADVVGRVVTRPGELQVGIVTALLGGPVFIYLVRRKRMAQL, encoded by the coding sequence GTGTTGGTCGAGAGTCCCCCAGAACAGAGCACGGCTCCGGCCGTCGCCCCCCGCACGCGGCACGGCGCGCGCGCGGCCGGTCTGCTCGCAGCCGTCGCCGTGCTGGCCCTCGTCGCGGTCGCGAGCATCGCCGTGGGTGCCAAACCCATGCCGCTCGACCACGTCTGGCACGGCCTGTTCCACTACGCCGGCACCCCCGACGACGTCGTCGTACGGGACCTGCGCGTCCCGCGCACCCTCCTGGGGGTACTGGTCGGCATCGGCCTCGGCCTGTCCGGCGCGGTCATGCAGGCGCTGACCCGCAACCCGCTGGCCGAACCCGGCATCCTCGGCGTCAACGCCGGCGCCGCGGCGGCCGTCGTGTCGGCCATCAGCTTCTTCGGGGCCGCGTCCCTCACCGAGTTCGTGTGGTGGGCCTTCCTGGGCGCCGCGGTCGTCTCCGTCGTCGTCTACGTCCTCGGCGGCAGCCGCAGCGCGACCCCGGTCCGCCTCGCGCTCGCCGGTACGGCGGCCAGTGCGGCCCTCGTCGGCTACATCAACGCCGTGCAGCTGATGGACAGCAAGGCGCTGGACAAGCTCCGCTTCTGGACGGTGGGTTCGCTGGCCTCCGCCAACCTGGACACCGTCCGACAGGTCGCGCCGTTCCTGCTGGTGGGCGCCGTACTGGCGCTGGCGCTGGGGCGGCCGCTCAACGCGATGGCGATGGGTGACGACACCGCGCGGGCGCTCGGCGCGCATCTGACGCGGACCCGCATCGGCGCCATGGTCGCCATCACCCTGCTCTGCGGGGCGGCGACCGCCGCCTGCGGGCCGATCGTCTTCATCGGGCTGATGATCCCGCACCTGGTGCGCTTCATCACCGGCCCCGACATGCGCTGGGTGCTCGCGTACTCGGCGGTCCTGTCGCCCGTACTGCTCCTCGGGGCCGATGTGGTCGGACGCGTCGTCACCCGGCCCGGCGAACTTCAGGTCGGCATCGTCACGGCGCTCCTCGGCGGGCCCGTCTTCATCTACCTGGTTCGGCGCAAGAGGATGGCCCAGCTGTGA
- a CDS encoding HAD-IIA family hydrolase, protein MTRQSRTSPAGSERSLHQAYDTALLDLDGVVYAGGHAIAHAVDSLAVARAEGMHLAYVTNNALRTPDAVAEHLSELGIPTEAAEVITSAQAVARLIAEQVAPGSKVLVIGGEGLRVALRERGLVPVDSADEEGLAAVVQGYGGPTLAWERFAEASYAINRGVPWYASNTDLTIPGARGIAPGNGAAVEVVRIATGAEPQVAGKPLPPMHRETVLRTGAKRPLVVGDRLDTDIEGAFNGDVDSLLVLTGVTDGARLLRAEPKYRPTYVDRDLRGLLTGQPEVTPAGEGFRCGGWTAVAGAEALELRGEGDPLDGLRALCAAAWTHAGEGSCGLDAGKSLALLGL, encoded by the coding sequence ATGACCCGGCAGAGCAGGACGAGTCCCGCGGGCAGCGAGCGGAGTCTGCACCAGGCGTACGACACGGCCCTGCTGGACCTGGACGGGGTGGTGTACGCGGGCGGGCACGCCATCGCGCACGCGGTGGACTCCCTGGCGGTGGCCCGTGCGGAGGGGATGCACCTCGCCTACGTGACGAACAACGCGCTGCGCACGCCGGACGCGGTCGCGGAGCACTTGAGCGAGCTCGGGATCCCGACGGAGGCCGCCGAGGTGATCACCTCCGCGCAGGCGGTGGCGCGGCTGATCGCGGAGCAGGTGGCGCCGGGGTCGAAGGTGCTGGTGATCGGCGGGGAGGGGCTGCGGGTCGCGTTGCGCGAGCGCGGGTTGGTGCCGGTGGACTCGGCCGACGAGGAGGGGCTCGCGGCGGTGGTGCAGGGGTACGGGGGGCCGACGTTGGCGTGGGAGCGGTTCGCTGAGGCCTCGTACGCGATCAACCGGGGGGTGCCCTGGTACGCGTCCAACACGGACCTGACGATTCCGGGGGCGCGGGGGATCGCGCCGGGCAACGGGGCGGCCGTGGAGGTCGTACGGATCGCGACGGGCGCGGAGCCGCAGGTGGCGGGCAAGCCGCTGCCGCCGATGCACCGGGAGACGGTGCTGCGCACCGGGGCGAAGCGGCCGCTGGTGGTCGGGGACCGGCTGGACACGGACATCGAGGGCGCGTTCAACGGGGACGTGGACTCGCTGCTGGTGCTGACCGGGGTGACGGACGGGGCGCGGCTGCTGCGCGCGGAGCCGAAGTACCGGCCGACGTACGTCGACCGGGACCTGCGCGGGCTGCTGACCGGGCAGCCGGAGGTGACGCCGGCCGGGGAGGGCTTCCGCTGCGGCGGCTGGACGGCGGTCGCGGGGGCGGAGGCGTTGGAGCTGCGGGGCGAGGGCGATCCGCTCGACGGGCTGCGGGCCCTGTGCGCGGCGGCGTGGACGCACGCCGGGGAGGGCTCCTGCGGGCTGGACGCGGGCAAGTCGCTGGCGCTGCTGGGGCTTTAG
- a CDS encoding DUF1015 domain-containing protein produces MTTPGNAEHGLRLIPFHGLRYVPERVGSLAAVTSPPYDVVVRPDGVDYLESADPHNIVRLILPQAETPAARNEQAARTLHAWLAEGVLSADPRPALYVYEQRKAGLLQRGLIGALALSTAEAGVVLPHEDVMPDVVTDRAGLMRATSANLEPLLLTYRGDGPGNGAAAVIEATAAGEPLLSTVTEDGFRHSLWAITDPAELKTVTTDLAHRQALIADGHHRWATYLRLQEEHGSPTPWDFGLVLLVDTVRYPLQVRAIHRMLRRLPLDRALAALEGSFRVRPVDGPLPLAMEALADASERGNAFLLTGDGTFHLVTDPDPALIERTVRQDRPEAWRRLDATVLHASLLDALWQVPDTPDHITYIHDTAATVAMAERHGGTAVLLHPVREEVVRDLARQGVTMPRKSTSFGPKPATGLVLRSLD; encoded by the coding sequence ATGACCACACCTGGCAACGCGGAGCACGGGCTGCGCCTGATCCCCTTCCACGGACTGCGCTATGTCCCGGAGCGCGTCGGCAGCCTGGCCGCCGTCACCTCGCCGCCGTACGACGTGGTCGTGCGTCCCGACGGAGTCGACTACCTCGAATCCGCCGACCCGCACAACATCGTCCGCCTCATCCTCCCCCAGGCCGAGACGCCCGCCGCACGCAACGAGCAGGCTGCCCGCACCCTCCACGCCTGGCTCGCCGAGGGCGTCCTCAGCGCCGACCCCCGCCCCGCGCTCTACGTCTACGAACAGCGCAAGGCCGGCCTCCTGCAACGCGGCCTCATCGGCGCCCTCGCGCTGTCCACCGCCGAGGCCGGCGTCGTCCTCCCCCACGAGGACGTCATGCCCGACGTGGTCACCGACCGGGCCGGCCTCATGCGTGCCACTTCGGCCAATCTCGAACCCCTCCTCCTCACCTACCGGGGCGACGGTCCGGGCAACGGCGCGGCCGCCGTCATCGAGGCCACCGCCGCCGGCGAACCCCTCCTGTCCACCGTCACCGAGGACGGCTTCCGCCACAGCCTGTGGGCCATCACCGACCCCGCCGAGCTCAAGACCGTCACCACCGACCTCGCTCACCGCCAGGCCCTCATCGCCGACGGACACCACCGCTGGGCGACGTACCTGCGCCTCCAGGAGGAGCACGGCTCCCCCACCCCGTGGGACTTCGGCCTGGTCCTCCTCGTCGACACCGTCCGCTACCCGCTCCAGGTCCGCGCCATCCACCGCATGCTGCGCCGGCTCCCCCTGGACCGCGCCCTGGCCGCCCTCGAAGGCTCCTTCCGCGTCCGCCCCGTCGACGGCCCGCTGCCCCTGGCCATGGAGGCCCTCGCGGACGCCTCGGAGCGCGGCAACGCCTTCCTCCTCACCGGCGACGGCACCTTCCACCTGGTCACCGACCCGGATCCGGCGCTGATCGAGCGCACCGTCCGCCAGGACCGCCCCGAGGCCTGGCGCCGCCTCGACGCGACCGTGCTGCACGCCTCCCTGCTCGACGCCCTCTGGCAGGTCCCGGACACCCCGGACCACATCACCTACATCCACGACACCGCCGCCACGGTCGCGATGGCCGAGCGGCACGGCGGCACCGCCGTCCTGCTGCACCCGGTCCGCGAGGAGGTCGTACGGGACCTGGCCCGGCAGGGCGTGACCATGCCGCGCAAGTCGACGTCCTTCGGCCCGAAGCCGGCGACGGGGCTGGTCCTGCGCAGCTTGGACTGA